The genomic interval ACATCTTCAAGCTCCAACTCTCCCCCATGCCGTTGTCCCTCGGTCAGAAACAACATTTCAATTTGCTCTAAAGTCCTCCCTTTTGTTTCTGGAACACACTTGTAAACAAAGGCAACTGCTAGAGCTGAAACCGCCGAAAAGACAAAGAAAGTTCCAGCTACTGTAATTGCATTCGAAATAGACAGGAAGGACATGGAGACGAGGCCACTACTGACCCTGTTCCCAACAGAACCGAGAGCTGAGGCCCGTGCTCGAAGCCTGAGAGGGTATATTTCAGATGCAACAACCCAACAAACCGGACCTAATCCCACTGAGAAGAAAGCAACATTCCCACATACAAATAAGATTGCCAATCCGATGCCAACTTGAGTGTTCTTCAGCAAAGATAGAGTAACACCTATGCCAAACAGACAAGAAGTCATGCCGATTGTGCTGGCATAAAGGAGAGGTTTCCTACCCACTCTGTCGATGAGGAATATAGCAACCAAGATGAACACGGTTTTTGTAAACCCAACAGCAACAGTTGCACCAAGAAGTTGTGTGGTATCCTTGATTCCAGCAGTTCCAAAGATAGTGGGGCTATAGTATACGGTTGCATCAATACCCGAAACCTGTTGAAATAACTGGATTCCACAACCGGTAACCAGCATCCATCTAACACCGGGAGAGGGATTCAACAACTCGCGCCACACAGCATTCTCTTCATATTTCTCGGCATTAGAAAACCCAGCAGCCTGCTGTATCTCTGCTAATCTCTCCTGGACTTCTTTTTCACTTTCATTTATTTTCGAGAGCACTGCTTTTGCATCCTCAATCCGGTTTTGCATCACCAACCACCTTGGGGATTCAGGGATAATAAACAATGCAAACGCAATGAAAACAGAGGGGAGAATCCCCACCCCGAGCATGACCCTCCAATTTATATGTGCTGGAAGTCCTGAAAATACATAATTTGATACATAACCG from Diospyros lotus cultivar Yz01 chromosome 8, ASM1463336v1, whole genome shotgun sequence carries:
- the LOC127807197 gene encoding probable polyol transporter 4, with protein sequence MGLQENGQGSGSQYRRMDSESTAKNEGSHLENHQMGTNSSRKYVLACAIFASLNSVLLGYDVGVMSGAIIFIQEDLKISEVQVEVLVGILSIISLLGSLAGGKTSDAVGRKWTMAFAAIVFQVGALIMTLAPNFGILMIGRVLAGIGIGFGIMIAPVYIVEIAPAVARGSLTSFPEIFINFGILLGYVSNYVFSGLPAHINWRVMLGVGILPSVFIAFALFIIPESPRWLVMQNRIEDAKAVLSKINESEKEVQERLAEIQQAAGFSNAEKYEENAVWRELLNPSPGVRWMLVTGCGIQLFQQVSGIDATVYYSPTIFGTAGIKDTTQLLGATVAVGFTKTVFILVAIFLIDRVGRKPLLYASTIGMTSCLFGIGVTLSLLKNTQVGIGLAILFVCGNVAFFSVGLGPVCWVVASEIYPLRLRARASALGSVGNRVSSGLVSMSFLSISNAITVAGTFFVFSAVSALAVAFVYKCVPETKGRTLEQIEMLFLTEGQRHGGELELEDVKQLVPKQ